One segment of Triticum aestivum cultivar Chinese Spring chromosome 2A, IWGSC CS RefSeq v2.1, whole genome shotgun sequence DNA contains the following:
- the LOC123185084 gene encoding vegetative cell wall protein gp1-like, translated as MAPPPEPQPPTAMPPSPDNKSVPSPPPRPASPAPLLRGRRSPSPWSTPILLRGQCPPSLRPARSFPMADGPPAPWPARSLLAAACPSSMDGLHRELIEVVPFIPDLQLQVTNDATKRKKLQCKPSLMRWSHSACERKPLYRNALHGQTNKPSTVRRKSTNRWRMAC; from the exons atggcgccgccgcctgagccccaACCTCCAACTGCAATGCCGCCTAGCCCCGATAACAAAAGCGTGCCATCACCACCCCCACGACCCGCGTCGCCGGCGCCCCTCCTCCGCGGCCGGCGCTCTCCCAGCCCGTGGTCGACACCCATCCTCCTCCGCGGCCAGTGCCCTCCCTCCCTGCGACCGGCGCGCTCCTTCCCCATGGCCGACGGGCCTCCAGCTCCGTGGCCGGCGCGGTCCCTCCTCGCTGCAGCTTGCCCCTCCTCCATGGATGGCCTGCACCGGGAACTCATTGAGGTGGTACCCTTCATCCCCGACCTTCAATTACAGGTCACCAACGACGCTACAAAGAGAAAG AAGCTTCAGTGTAAACCCAGCTTGATGAGGTGGTCGCACTCGGCATGCGAGAGGAAGCCGCTGTACAGAAATGCTCTGCACGGACAAACAAACAAACCTAGCACTGTAAGACGCAAATCGACAAACAGGTGGCGCATGGCGTGCTGA